In Pasteurella dagmatis, the sequence GTTAAAGTAAGCTGATCTGTAACTTTATAGCTATGTTTAAAATCTTGTTCTGTTTTGGTATGCAAAATAAAGCCACGTTCAACATTAGTTGGGCCACCTGCAAGCACTAAGTCATTACTATAAGTGCGGTCAGTTTTCATCATAAAATTCATTTTTGCACACAATTCAGCGATACTTAAATCTGTCGGCTGATTAAGTACTAAACCCATTGAGCCTTGATCGTTATGTTCGCAAATATAAACCACTGAACGAGAAAAATAATCATCTTCCATTTGTGGCATTGCAATTAAAAAATGATCTTGTAATTCCATCATTATCTCTCTTATTTGCGTTAACCTAGATCCCCAAAACAAATTTGTAATGCGCTAATCGCCGCTAGTGAGGCTGTTTCAGTGCGTAGCACTCGTTTGCCAAGCAACACTTCGGTAAAGCCTTGTTGCTCTGTTTGAGAAATCTCTTGTGGTGATAAGCCCCCTTCCGAGCCTATCAGTAAACGTACCCCTTCCTCTGGAATTGCTGGTAAGGTACGAATAGAATATTGGGCTTTTGGATGCAAATTCAACTTCAATGCCCCATCTTTTTCTGCACACCAATCTTGTAATCTCATCAGAGGACGAATTTCAGGGATCACATTGCGTCCACATTGTTCACAAGCGGCAATTGCTATTTTTTGCCATTGTTGGATCTTTTTCTCCATTCGATCCGCATCCAACTTGACCCCACAGCGTTCCGACCATAATGGAGTAATTACACTCACTCCAAGCTCAACGGATTTTTGTATCGTAAATTCCATTCGCTCACCGCGTGATATCACTTGACCCAAATGAATTTTTAGATGGCTCTCGCGGTCGTCTAATTGCTGGCTGAGGATTTCTACCGTAACGGCTTTTTTACTCACTTGCGTAATGGTTGCTGCGTAAGTATGGTTGCTACCATCAAATAATTCTAATTGTTCACCAACCTGCATACGTAACACACGTCCAACGTGGTTGGCCGCGTCTTCACTTAATTCACAAAATGTTATTCCTTGTAAGGAAGTAGGATGATAAATTCGAGGTATTCTCATAGTTCTGCTTGATTGTTTCCTTAATTTTTTATTATATCAGAAAAGCATATTTTCAGAGAGAAATTCATTTTTTCCCCAAAACATTATTAATAAATAATTAACAATATTTCAATATCAGACACATTTATCAAAAATAGTGAAAATATATAATATATCCCAAATTATACAAACATTGTTACGAAAATAAATAAATTAACCAACTAAGAGAGGACACTATGAAAAAAGTCGCAAAAGTTCACTATGCACCAGCAAAACACTGGGTTGGCAATGGTTTCCATGTCCAATCTATGTTTAGCTATCAAGACAAAGACAAAAATTTAGATCCATTTTTATTAATGGATTATAACCCTCCACGCCATTTTGACGGTGGACGTAAACATGATTTTAGAGGTGTTGGTGAGCATCCACATCGTGGCTTTGAAACAGTTACTATAGCTTATCAAGGTGAAGTACAACACGCAGACTCCACAGGAGGTGGTGGTATAATTGGTACTGGCGATGTGCAATGGATGACAGCTGGTGCAGGGATTATGCACGAAGAATTTCATTCTGAAAAATTCTCTAAAGAAGGAGGCATGTTTGAAATGGTGCAATTGTGGGTGAATTTACCTGCCAAAGACAAAATGACACCACCAAAATATCAAGCCATTACATCGGCAGATATTCCCGTAGTAGAATTGGAAAATAATGCAGGCTCTGCTCGCATTATCGCAGGTGTTTTCAATAGCACCAAGGGAGCAGCTAGCACATTCAGTCCAATTAATATGTGGGACGTCAAAATGAATGCGGGCAAAGAGCATACATTTGCAGTACCTGAAAGCCATAATCTCATCATTTTGGTATTGGATGGAACGTTACAAATCAATGGTAGTGAGATCGCTCGTCGTGGTGAATTAGTCACCTTCGAAACAGGTGGTGAGAATGTGCATATTGAGACAAATAATGAAGTGAAATTACTTATTTTAACAGGTGAACCAATTAACGAACCCATTGTTGGTTACGGTCCGTTTGTAATGAATACACAAGATGAAATTTTGCAAGCAATGCATGATGTGCAAAGCGGAAAATTCGGAAAAATTGCAGCTCACTAAACTCAAAAAGTGCGGTTAATTTGACCGCACTTTTCCTTTCTATTTTCCTATCTTGCCCTATTAAAAAATAAATTATAAAGAGTAAAAAGTATGCTCAAAAATCTGTTAAAATATAATTGATTTAATACATAAAAATAAAGGCATATGATCGAAAATTGGCAACGTGGTTTTGTGCTACATCGCAAAGCATACAGTGAAACGAGCTTATTAGTGGATTTATTTACTGAAGAGTCAGGTCGTTTGACAGTGATTGCCAAAGGAGCACGTGCCAAACGTTCCAGCTTAAAAAGTGTTTTACAGCCATTTACTCCATTATTACTCCGTTGGACAGGTAAGGGAGAACTCAAAACGCTCACTAAAGCAGAGCCTGCAGCCATTGCACTACCTTTACAACATACCGCATTGTACAGTGGCTTTTATGTCAATGAATTACTTAGCAGAGTACTAGAACCAGAAACTGCATATCCGCAACTTTTCCAAAATTATTTACGCTGTTTAACTGGGCTTGCTAGCAACACACAACAAGTCGAGCCTTATTTACGCCATTTTGAGTTCGAGCTGTTACACACGCTCGGTTATGGCGTCGATTTTTGTCATTGTGCAGGTTCGGGGAAAATTGTTGATGAAAATATGACTTATCGTTATCGAGAAGAAAAAGGCTTTATCGCCTCATTAATTAAAGATAACCTCACCTTTTATGGAAGGGATTTACTCGCTTTTGAAGCACGTGAATTTCACGATCCCGCTACTTTACAAGCGGCAAAGCGCTTTACAAGAATGGCATTGAAACCCTATTTAGGGAATAAACCATTGAAAAGTCGAGAATTATTTACACAATATGTTTTATATCAGAAATAACTTATGGTTTTACATTACGCACCACCAAAAAAAACACAAAAGGCACCGCACTTTCGCACTGAAATTCTTGATTTAGACTATCAAGGCTTAGGTGTGGCAAAAATTCAAGGCAAAACGTGGTTTATTGAAAATGCCTTGCCTAGTGAAACCGTTGAAGTACAACCTATTGAAGAAAAGCGCCAATACAGTCGTGGGGTAGCTCATAAGATTTTAAAACAAAGCACTGAACGTCAAGTACCACCATGCAAGTATTACCAACAATGCGGTGGCTGCCAAACCCAGCATATATCTATTCACTTACAACGTGCTACCAAACAAAAAGCTCTTTTACAACGTTTGTCTAAACTACAACCTGATGTGCAATTAATGCCAATGCTTACAGGCGAAGCTTGGCATTATCGTCGACGGGTGCGTTTAAGTATGCTGTTTAACTTAAAAACAAAGAAACTGGATATAGGCTTTCGCCAAAAAAAATCCCAACAGATCGTTAATATTCAACATTGTAATATTTTAGAACCTAAATTAAGCCAAATTTTACCTAAATTGACCGCACTTTTTACACAGTGGTCAACGCCCAAGCAACTCGGGCATATTGAATTAGTCAAAGTGGATAATGGCATTGCAATGTTGCTCCGCCATATCGGAAATTTAACAGACAATGACCGCACTTTATTGCTAGAGTTTGCCCTGCAAGAAAAGCTAATGCTGTTTTTACAGCAACAAGATGAGATTATTCAGTTAAGTGGTGAAGCCCCATTTTATCAAATTGGGGATCTAAAATTACAATTTGATATTCGTGATTTTATTCAGGTGAACGCTGATTTAAACCTGAAAATGATCGCAACAGCATTAGACTGGTTGGAACTGAACTCTACGGATAATGTGCTAGATTTATTCTGCGGAATGGGGAATTTTACTCTACCATTAAGTCGCAAAGTGAAAAGTGTGATTGGCATTGAAGGTGTACAAGAAATGGTACAAAAAGCACAGAAGAACGCGGAACAAAATCAATGTGCTAATGTCCAATTTTACCAAACGAACCTTGATCAACGCTTTTCCGATCAAGCGTGGGCAAAGCTACCTTTTGACAAAATTTTATTGGATCCACCACGCACAGGTGCTGCTTTTGCATTAAACGCCTTGTGTGAATTAGGTGCTCAAAAAATATTATATGTGTCTTGTAATCCTGCTACTTTGATTCGAGATACAGAAATCTTAGCCGACTTCGGCTATCGCTTAAGCAAAGTAGCAATGATCGATATGTTTCCACATACGGGGCATTTAGAATCTATAAGTTTATTTGAGAAAGTATAGGATAAATTATGGTTGCAGTACGAAGTTCTCATTTGGTCAATCCCAACGAATTTGTGATTGAAAAATGGTGCGAAAATTTAGACCTACCTTCAGCAGTAAAAAGTACATTAATTGAAGCTTGGTATTATTCGCATCAAACGATCCTCGAACAACAACCAGTTCCCGCTACTTGTTCCACCTCATCGGGCGTTGAAATGGTGGAAATTCTGCACAGTTTAAATATGGATGCAGACACCTTACTTACTGCAATGCTTTATCCTATTATTAATCATAAGCTCGTTGCACTTGACCAAATTGCAGAAAAATTTGGAACCAATATCAGCAAACTTGCCAAAGGCGTTATGGAAATGGATAACATTCGCCAACTTAACGCTAGCCAATCTGCCAATAGCTCTCAAGTAGACAACATTCGACGAATGCTACTTGCAATGGTCGATGATTTCCGTTGTGTGATCATCAAACTTGCAGAACGAATTACCTTTCTACGTGATGCGGAAAATCATTGTTCAGAAGAAGATAAAGTATTAGCAGCTAAAGAATGCGCAAATATTTATGCACCGCTCGCTAACCGTTTAGGGATCGGGCAACTCAAATGGGAGCTTGAAGATTATTGTTTCCGTTATTTACACCCGACTCAATATCGTAGCATCGCAAAACTGTTGCAAGAACGTCGTTTAGACCGTGAGCAATATATCGCTGATTTTGTGGCAGAATTAAATGGCTATCTCAATGAGAATTTAGAGAAAGCCGAAGTGTATGGTCGCCCAAAACATATTTACAGTATCTGGCGAAAAATGCAGAAAAAACATCTTGAATTCAGTGATTTATACGATGTTCGAGCAGTCCGAATTATCGTACAAAAACTGCAAGATTGTTATTCTGCATTGGGGATTGTGCACACCCACTTTAAACATATCCCAAAAGAATTTGATGACTATGTAGCGAACCCCAAACCCAATGGTTACCAATCTATCCACACTGTTGTATTAGGCAAAGGTGGTAAACCAATTGAGGTTCAAATCCGTACTCAACAAATGCATGATGATGCAGAATTAGGCGTAGCAGCTCACTGGAAATACAAAGAAGGTGAGATAAGCGGGCGTTCAGGCTACGAAGAAAAAATCACTTGGCTACGTAAATTGTTAGCGTGGCAAGATGATATTACAGATTCTGGCGAAGTGATGGCGGAAATGCGTAGCCAAGTTTTCGATGATCGTGTTTACGTATTTACGCCAAAAGGGGAAGTGATAGATTTACCTACTGGCTCAACCCCATTGGATTTTGCTTATGCAATCCACAGCGAAATTGGTCACCGCTGTATTGGTGCAAAAGTTGGTGGACGAATTGTACCATTTACCTATCAGCTACAAATGGGCGATCAGGTGGATATTATCACTCAGAAAAATCCAAACCCAAGCCGAGACTGGTTAAACCCAAATTTAGGCTTTACACACACGGCTAAAGCGAGAGCTAAAATCCATGCTTGGTTTAGGAAACAAGATCGCGATAAGAATATTCCTGCGGGTAAGGAAATGCTCGAAAACGAGATTACTCGTTTGAATATTACATTAAAACAGGTGGAGCAACACGGTTTACCACGCTATAACCTTAAAAATCTGGATGATTTATATTCAGGTTTGGGCGGTGGTGATATTCGCCTCAATCACCTAATCAACTATTTACAAAACAAGCTCATCAAGGTGAGTGCGCAAGAAGCTGACGAAGAAATTTTACGCCATGTAGCCAGTAAAAGTGCAGTCAATTCACAGCATAAAGCGGATAAAAAAGGATTTGTAATTGTAGAAGGTGTTGGCAATTTAATGCACCATATTGCACGTTGCTGTCAGCCGATTCCAGGTGACGACATTGTTGGTTATATTACAATGGGCAGAGGGATTTCAATTCACCGTAGTGACTGCGAACAATTTCTTGAGCTACAAAATGCACATCCAGAACGAGTCGTTGACTCCGTATGGGGAGAAAATTATTCTAGTGGTTTCAGACTGAATATTCGTATTATTGCGAGTGACCGAAATGGTTTATTACGTGATATTACGACAATATTAGCCAATGATAAAATCAGCGTATCTGGTGTTTCCAGCCGTATCGATCAGAAAAAGCAGCTTGCTACTATTGATATGGAAATTGAGCTGAATAATGTTCAAATTTTAAGTAAAATTTTAGCACGTCTTTCTAAACTAGAAGATGTGATTGAAGCAAAACGTCTATAACATCGCTAATAATTAGGATTATTTATGTATAAAACAACGGGTTTAACGCATTTAATTAAAGCAACAGGCTACTCATTGAAAGGACTCAAATTTGCGATACGCCACGAAACCGCTTTTCGTCACGAATTACTTTGTTGTATTTTCCTTGTACCACTGGCTTTTTGGTTAGGTGATAATGGTGCTGAAATTGCGTTACTGCTTGGATCATTATTGCTTGTACTTGCATTAGAATTAATTAATAGCGCTATTGAGTCCGTTGTCGATCGTGTTGGATTAGAACACCACGAATTATCTGGACGTGCAAAAGATCTTGGCTCAGCTGCTGTCTTTGTCGCAATGGTAGCGGTTGCCGTTGT encodes:
- a CDS encoding YqgE/AlgH family protein, translated to MELQDHFLIAMPQMEDDYFSRSVVYICEHNDQGSMGLVLNQPTDLSIAELCAKMNFMMKTDRTYSNDLVLAGGPTNVERGFILHTKTEQDFKHSYKVTDQLTLTTSADVIDTFGTKQAPEKYLVTLGCASWSPNQLEDEIVNNDWLVVPANNRILFDVPYEERWLEANLLLGIQHHNFAHQAGHC
- the rsmE gene encoding 16S rRNA (uracil(1498)-N(3))-methyltransferase — translated: MRIPRIYHPTSLQGITFCELSEDAANHVGRVLRMQVGEQLELFDGSNHTYAATITQVSKKAVTVEILSQQLDDRESHLKIHLGQVISRGERMEFTIQKSVELGVSVITPLWSERCGVKLDADRMEKKIQQWQKIAIAACEQCGRNVIPEIRPLMRLQDWCAEKDGALKLNLHPKAQYSIRTLPAIPEEGVRLLIGSEGGLSPQEISQTEQQGFTEVLLGKRVLRTETASLAAISALQICFGDLG
- a CDS encoding pirin family protein; translated protein: MKKVAKVHYAPAKHWVGNGFHVQSMFSYQDKDKNLDPFLLMDYNPPRHFDGGRKHDFRGVGEHPHRGFETVTIAYQGEVQHADSTGGGGIIGTGDVQWMTAGAGIMHEEFHSEKFSKEGGMFEMVQLWVNLPAKDKMTPPKYQAITSADIPVVELENNAGSARIIAGVFNSTKGAASTFSPINMWDVKMNAGKEHTFAVPESHNLIILVLDGTLQINGSEIARRGELVTFETGGENVHIETNNEVKLLILTGEPINEPIVGYGPFVMNTQDEILQAMHDVQSGKFGKIAAH
- the recO gene encoding DNA repair protein RecO — translated: MIENWQRGFVLHRKAYSETSLLVDLFTEESGRLTVIAKGARAKRSSLKSVLQPFTPLLLRWTGKGELKTLTKAEPAAIALPLQHTALYSGFYVNELLSRVLEPETAYPQLFQNYLRCLTGLASNTQQVEPYLRHFEFELLHTLGYGVDFCHCAGSGKIVDENMTYRYREEKGFIASLIKDNLTFYGRDLLAFEAREFHDPATLQAAKRFTRMALKPYLGNKPLKSRELFTQYVLYQK
- the rlmD gene encoding 23S rRNA (uracil(1939)-C(5))-methyltransferase RlmD, which gives rise to MVLHYAPPKKTQKAPHFRTEILDLDYQGLGVAKIQGKTWFIENALPSETVEVQPIEEKRQYSRGVAHKILKQSTERQVPPCKYYQQCGGCQTQHISIHLQRATKQKALLQRLSKLQPDVQLMPMLTGEAWHYRRRVRLSMLFNLKTKKLDIGFRQKKSQQIVNIQHCNILEPKLSQILPKLTALFTQWSTPKQLGHIELVKVDNGIAMLLRHIGNLTDNDRTLLLEFALQEKLMLFLQQQDEIIQLSGEAPFYQIGDLKLQFDIRDFIQVNADLNLKMIATALDWLELNSTDNVLDLFCGMGNFTLPLSRKVKSVIGIEGVQEMVQKAQKNAEQNQCANVQFYQTNLDQRFSDQAWAKLPFDKILLDPPRTGAAFALNALCELGAQKILYVSCNPATLIRDTEILADFGYRLSKVAMIDMFPHTGHLESISLFEKV
- the relA gene encoding GTP diphosphokinase; amino-acid sequence: MVAVRSSHLVNPNEFVIEKWCENLDLPSAVKSTLIEAWYYSHQTILEQQPVPATCSTSSGVEMVEILHSLNMDADTLLTAMLYPIINHKLVALDQIAEKFGTNISKLAKGVMEMDNIRQLNASQSANSSQVDNIRRMLLAMVDDFRCVIIKLAERITFLRDAENHCSEEDKVLAAKECANIYAPLANRLGIGQLKWELEDYCFRYLHPTQYRSIAKLLQERRLDREQYIADFVAELNGYLNENLEKAEVYGRPKHIYSIWRKMQKKHLEFSDLYDVRAVRIIVQKLQDCYSALGIVHTHFKHIPKEFDDYVANPKPNGYQSIHTVVLGKGGKPIEVQIRTQQMHDDAELGVAAHWKYKEGEISGRSGYEEKITWLRKLLAWQDDITDSGEVMAEMRSQVFDDRVYVFTPKGEVIDLPTGSTPLDFAYAIHSEIGHRCIGAKVGGRIVPFTYQLQMGDQVDIITQKNPNPSRDWLNPNLGFTHTAKARAKIHAWFRKQDRDKNIPAGKEMLENEITRLNITLKQVEQHGLPRYNLKNLDDLYSGLGGGDIRLNHLINYLQNKLIKVSAQEADEEILRHVASKSAVNSQHKADKKGFVIVEGVGNLMHHIARCCQPIPGDDIVGYITMGRGISIHRSDCEQFLELQNAHPERVVDSVWGENYSSGFRLNIRIIASDRNGLLRDITTILANDKISVSGVSSRIDQKKQLATIDMEIELNNVQILSKILARLSKLEDVIEAKRL
- a CDS encoding diacylglycerol kinase; translated protein: MYKTTGLTHLIKATGYSLKGLKFAIRHETAFRHELLCCIFLVPLAFWLGDNGAEIALLLGSLLLVLALELINSAIESVVDRVGLEHHELSGRAKDLGSAAVFVAMVAVAVVWGCIIFY